In a genomic window of Periophthalmus magnuspinnatus isolate fPerMag1 chromosome 3, fPerMag1.2.pri, whole genome shotgun sequence:
- the irf8 gene encoding interferon regulatory factor 8, giving the protein MSHCGGRRLKQWLMEQIQSGQYSGLQWEDDNRTMFRIPWKHAGKQDYNQEIDASIFKAWAVFKGKFKEGDKAEPATWKTRLRCALNKSPDFEEVTERSQLDISEPYKVYRIVPDEEQKSGKSPLLPISTTSGDMTDIDCSPAMDDFIKEEDACNIQSSPEYWSQGTMNSYPLHQDPLPSGTVASAFAQMMISFYYGGKLTHSTVVTHPEGCRISPGQQHVSRGTPYSSDSMQSVNFPPAELIEHERQRYITQKLLSHLERGVLVRANQEGIFIKRLCQSRVFWSSLGEAYTAVPRKLQRDAVVKIFDTERFLQALQMYQEGQYPAPEPTVTLCFGEELQDLNNAKNKLIIVQITMVNCQHWIEAVNMRRMQCYVTSTNMEMSEEVTSEQVAHIYQDLCSYGGPQRTSCYRDNMTITA; this is encoded by the exons ATGTCTCACTGTGGAGGACGCCGGCTGAAGCAGTGGCTCATGGAGCAGATCCAGAGCGGACAGTACTCTGGGCTTCAGTGGGAGGATGACAACCGCACCATGTTCAGGATCCCGTGGAAACACGCAGGAAAACAGGATTATAACCAAGAAATAGACGCCTCCATTTTTAAG GCCTGGGCTGTGTTTAAAGGCAAATTTAAGGAAGGGGACAAAGCTGAACCAGCGACTTGGAAGACCAGACTCCGCTGTGCCCTCAACAAAAGCCCAGACTTTGAGGAGGTGACTGAGAGGTCTCAGTTGGACATCTCTGAGCCTTACAAAGTCTATCGCATTGTTCCAGACGAGgaacaaaaat CTGGTAAAAGCCCTTTGCTGCCTATTTCTACCACCTCTGGTGATATGACAGACATAGACTGCAGTCCTGCAATGGATGATTTCATTAAAGAA GAAGATGCCTGTAACATCCAGTCCAGCCCAGAGTATTGGTCTCAGGGCACCATGAACT CTTATCCTCTCCATCAGGATCCTCTGCCGTCTGGGACTGTGGCCTCAG CCTTTGCCCAGATGATGATCAGTTTCTACTATGGTGGAAAGTTGACACATAGCACTGTGGTCACTCATCCTGAAGGCTGTCGGATCTCTCCTGGACAGCAGCATGTGAGCCGGGGTACACCGTACAGCTCTGACTCAATGCAAAGTGTTAATTTCCCGCCTGCCGAGCTCATAGAGCACGAGCGCCAGCGCTATATCACACAGAAGCTGCTGAGCCATTTAGAGAGAGGGGTGTTGGTGAGGGCCAATCAGGAGGGCATCTTCATCAAGAGGCTGTGTCAGAGCAGAGTGTTCTGGAGCAGCCTGGGAGAGGCTTACACCGCTGTGCCCCGTAAACTCCAAAGAGATGCCGTGGTCAAGATCTTTGACACGGAAAGGTTCCTGCAGG CTCTGCAGATGTATCAGGAGGGACAGTATCCTGCCCCAGAACCCACAGTGACTTTGTGTTTTGGAGAAGAGCTCCAGGATCTTAATAATGCCAAGAACAAACTAATCATAGTGCAG ATTACAATGGTAAATTGCCAGCACTGGATTGAAGCAGTGAACATGCGTCGGATGCAGTGCTACGTCACCAGCACAAACATGGAGATGTCCGAGGAGGTCACCTCAGAGCAGGTGGCTCACATCTACCAGGACCTGTGCAGCTACGGTGGCCCTCAGAGGACATCCTGCTATAGGGACAACATGACCATCACCGCCTGA
- the dusp22a gene encoding dual specificity protein phosphatase 22-A — MGNGMNKVVDGLFLGNIRDSEDRESLSKNGITHILSVHNNAKPVYEDMTYLCIHADDASSQNLLQHFKDSIGFIHECRLNGGACLVHCLAGVSRSTTMVVAYLMTVTKYDWEECLSAIKAVRSFVGPNYGFQQQLQEYQTTLVSEYRVWLESSFRPSPFKDQEQVGALLSQYTEQQESQRRGVDNRWSSHRRDNCALPNDEDENDEDKS, encoded by the exons GTTGTTGATGGTCTCTTCCTTGGCAACATTAGAG attcagaggacagagaaagTCTGTCAAAAAATGGAATCACGCACATTTTGTCTGTGCACAACAACGCCAAGCCTGTGTATGAA GATATGACGTACCTATGTATTCATGCAGATGATGCCTCCAGTCAAAACTT attacaacattttaaagatTCCATTGGCTTCATCCATGAGTGCCGCTTGAATGGAGGCGCATGTTTGGTTCACTG TCTTGCAGGAGTGTCTCGCAGCACTACGATGGTGGTGGCCTATCTAATGACAGTCACAAAGTATGACTGGGAGGAATGCCTGTCCGCCATTAAAGCTGTTCGTTCATTTGTGGGCCCAAACTATGGCTTCCAGCAGCAGCTACAAGAATATCAAACAACACTAGTTTCAGAG TACCGAGTCTGGTTAGAGTCCAGTTTCCGGCCCAGTCCTTTCAAAGACCAGGAGCAGGTGGGTGCACTGCTGAGCCAGTACACAGAGCAACAGGAAAGCCAGAGAAGAGGAGTGGACAATCGCTGGTCCAGTCATAGACGGGACAACTGTGCTTTGCCCAATGATGAGGATGAAAATGATGAAGATAAGAGTTGA